In Leifsonia sp. AK011, the genomic stretch GACCTTCTCACCGAGGATCGGGTTGCACTCAACGATGAAGTTGAACTCGCCCTTGGACAGGGCCGTCATGCCGTCCTTGACCGCGTCGATCGTCACGATCTTGATGTCCTGGCCGGGAACGAGGCCAGCGGCCTTGATCGCGTCGAGTGCACCGAGGCCCATGTCGTCGTTGTGGGCGAACAGCATGTTGATGTCCGAGCCGTACTTCTGAAGGAAGCCCTCCATGACCTTCTTGCCACCGTCGCGGGTGAAGTCACCCGTCTGGGAGTCGAGAACGTTGATCGACGAGCCCTCCGTCGCCTCCGCAAAGCCGGTGGCGCGGTCAAGAGCTGCCGACGAACCCGTCGTTCCCTCGAGGATCACGAGGTTCGCACCGGCGTCGCCGGCCTCCTCCACTGCCCACTCACCGGCGGTCTTGCCCTCCTGCTGGAAGTCGAGTCCGACCCAGCTCGCGTAGAGGTCATCGCTGGCCGAGACTGTGCGGTCTTCGAGGATGACGGGGATGCCGGCATCCTGTGCTTCCTTCAGCACGTCGTCCCAGCCGTCAACCGTGATCGGGGCGATGACGATGGCGTCGACTCCCTGGTTGATGAAGCTGCGGACGGCCGCGATCTGGGCCTCCTGCTTGTTGTCGGCCGCGTTGAAGATGAGCTCGAAGCCGTTCTCCTCCGAGAATGCCTCCTTCATCGACTCCGTGTTTGCCGCGCGCCAGCCGCTTTCAGAACCGGTCTGCGCAAATCCGACCGTGACGAGCTCGTCGCCGCCGCCGTTCGAACCGCCGGATGCTGCACAACCGGTCAGTGCGAATGTGAGTGCGCTTGCGATGGCGATGCCACCGAGGATCTTCTTCTTCATACCCAAAACCTCCTTGTTCGGGCCCGACCGAGGCCGGGTTCTTGGTGTGAGGACCTGCCTGTGCGTCGAATGACGACATCGGCATTGGCTCAAATGTTAGCGTTCACAAACCGTGTCCGTTGACCGACTTGGGTAACGGTTTGATAACGGCGCCGTATCGTTGATGAACTTCATCCCAGCAAATGGGCCGATGTGGGCACCTCAGGAGAGGTGCCCACATCGGTGCGAACCGTGTCAGGAAAACGAATCCCCTTTCACAAGGTTCACGCTCACATAGCGGCGGCAGGCCGCAACGTTTGTTTCTACGGGGTGCAGGATGCCAGGAGCGCCACCGACGAGCTCAGTGACGGCTCCCCGCCCAGCAGCGTC encodes the following:
- a CDS encoding ABC transporter substrate-binding protein, with amino-acid sequence MKKKILGGIAIASALTFALTGCAASGGSNGGGDELVTVGFAQTGSESGWRAANTESMKEAFSEENGFELIFNAADNKQEAQIAAVRSFINQGVDAIVIAPITVDGWDDVLKEAQDAGIPVILEDRTVSASDDLYASWVGLDFQQEGKTAGEWAVEEAGDAGANLVILEGTTGSSAALDRATGFAEATEGSSINVLDSQTGDFTRDGGKKVMEGFLQKYGSDINMLFAHNDDMGLGALDAIKAAGLVPGQDIKIVTIDAVKDGMTALSKGEFNFIVECNPILGEKVADLVTKVLAGEEVPKTEIVPDGAFTQEDAIELLPTRPY